A genomic stretch from Lathyrus oleraceus cultivar Zhongwan6 chromosome 2, CAAS_Psat_ZW6_1.0, whole genome shotgun sequence includes:
- the LOC127120944 gene encoding protein RDM1 encodes MKIPFPSEKDQVDVDAMDSCSPNSVPSFHIQLPNLSTDIDSLEVLTRRAAMYQDYMKQIPIPSNRGSVIPFTSWMGLGKSIKQLYGQPLHYLTNVALKQWDQLRIGSEDEWKPLDDIVHPCKAEASVWLMEEVHRQTSSHFYIANLWKEDPVYSGFVDSIFPKLEHTS; translated from the exons ATGAAGATACCATTTCCATCGGAGAAGGATCAAGTTGATGTTGATGCAATGGACTCTTGTTCCCCAAATTCCGTTCCATCATTTCACATTCAACTCCCCAATCTCTCCACAGACATCGACTCCTTAG AGGTACTCACCAGACGGGCAGCAATGTATCAGGACTACATGAAGCAGATCCCAATCCCGAGTAATCGAGGTTCTGTCATTCCGTTTACATCATGGATGGGACTAGGGAAATCCATCAAGCAGCTATACGGGCAGCCTCTACATTACCTCACAAATGTGGCCCTTAAGCAATGGGACCAATTGAGAATTGGCAGTGAGGATGAATGGAAGCCCTTGGACGATATAGTTCATCCATGCAAAGCAGAAGCATCCGTCTGGCTCATGGAAGAAGTCCATCGACAAACCTCGTCACATTTTTATATTGCTAATCTCTGGAAGGAGGACCCAGTGTACAGTGGGTTTGTTGATTCAATTTTCCCAAAATTAGAGCACACATCTTGA